The Bradysia coprophila strain Holo2 chromosome II, BU_Bcop_v1, whole genome shotgun sequence genome has a segment encoding these proteins:
- the LOC119070631 gene encoding uncharacterized protein LOC119070631, with product MKFIVFIIIIVSAIALSVSSDCSDGSVNNSQNDDKQFTFFSTYFDYLLNEQYEKTSTEIADAWLKCNETYSVPFDEGIDMFQNPPRGDERYMRREAKCLVDCTMRNTGVMTDEGFQVEQYMRHVKQLRFNYTSFDIDKRPAGAKRDMLATIWKRSSGCGSYGTILNYSWAARQCSDVRDPEGDNCETAWLIMRCMMNRKRERLYNSPFFPVLLKELQ from the exons atgaaatttattgtctttataataataattgtgAGCGCAATAGCTCTGAGTGTATCCTCTGACTGTTCAGACGGAAGTGTAAAC AATTCGCAAAATGATGACAAACAATTCACCTTCTTCTCTACTTACTTCGATTATCTATTGAACGAGCAATATGAAAAAACATCAACCGAAATAGCGGACGCGTGGCTGAAATGCAATGAAACGTATTCCGTGCCTTTCGATGAAGGCATCGACATGTTTCAAAATCCACCGCGGGGTGACGAGCGTTATATGAGAAGAGAAGCTAAATGCCTTGTAGACTGTACGATGCGTAACACGGGCGTG ATGACCGATGAGGGCTTTCAAGTGGAACAATATATGAGACATGTCAAACAACTGCGTTTCAATTACACATCATTCGACATAGACAAAAGACCAGCAGGTGCGAAGCGAGATATGTTGGCTACTATTTGGAAACGAAGCAGTGGTTGTGGTAGCTACGGAACTATTCTGAATTACTCATGGGCTGCCCGTCAATGTAGTGATGTTAGGGATCCGGAAGGCGACAA CTGCGAAACTGCTTGGCTCATTATGCGGTGTATGATGAATCGAAAGAGAGAGCGACTCTATAACAGCCCGTTTTTCCCGGTTTTGTTGAAAGAGTTACAATAG